A portion of the Podospora pseudoanserina strain CBS 124.78 chromosome 2, whole genome shotgun sequence genome contains these proteins:
- the CEL6A gene encoding 1,4-beta-D-glucan cellobiohydrolase cel6a (CAZy:GH6; COG:G; EggNog:ENOG503NXS8), with protein MAKRLLLTAALAATTLAAPVIEERQNCGSVWSQCGGQGWTGATCCASGSTCVAQNQWYSQCLPGSQVTTTAQAPSSTRTTTSSSSRPTSSSISTSAVNVPTTTTSAGASVTVPPGGGASSTASYSGNPFLGVQQWANSYYSSEVHTLAIPSLTGPMATKAAAVAKVPSFQWMDRNVTVDTLFSGTLADIRAANRAGANPPYAGIFVVYDLPDRDCAAAASNGEWAIADGGAAKYKAYIDRIRHHLVQYSDIRTILVIEPDSLANMVTNMNVPKCQGAANTYKELTVYALKQLNLPNVAMYLDAGHAGWLGWPANIGPAAELFAGIYKDAGRPTSLRGLATNVANYNGWSLSSAPSYTTPNPNFDEKRFVQAFSPLLTAAGFPAHFITDTGRSGKQPTGQLEWGHWCNAIGTGFGPRPTTDTGLDIEDAFVWIKPGGECDGTSDTTAARYDHHCGFADALKPAPEAGQWFQAYFEQLLTNANPPF; from the exons ATGGCCAAGAGACTCCTTCTCACGGCTGCTCTGGCAGCCACCACGTTGGCAGCCCCTGTCATCGAGGAACGCCAAAATTGCGGCTCTGTCTG GAGCCAATgtggcggccaaggctgGACCGGCGCGACCTGCTGCGCCTCGGGCAGCACTTGCGTTGCCCAGAACCAGTGGTATTCGCAGTGTCTTCCTGGCAGCCAGGTGACCACCACAGCGCAGGCCCCTTCTTCTacccgcaccaccaccagcagctccaGCCGCCCGACTAGCTCTAGCATCTCGACCTCTGCTGTCAACgtgcccaccaccaccaccagcgccggGGCATCCGTGACGGTTCCtcccggcggcggtgccTCGTCCACGGCTAGCTACTCGGGCAACCCCTTCCTGGGTGTCCAGCAGTGGGCCAACAGCTACTACTCGTCCGAGGTGCACACCCTGGCGATTCCCAGCCTCACCGGGCCCATGGCCACCAAGGCGGCCGCCGTGGCCAAGGTTCCCAGCTTCCAGTGGATGGACAGGAATGTGACGGTCGACACTCTCTTCTCCGGCACCCTGGCCGACATTCGTGCCGCCAACAGGGCCGGTGCCAACCCTCCCTACGCCGGCATCTTTGTCGTCTACGACCTCCCCGATCGTGACTgcgctgctgccgcttcCAACGGCGAGTGGGCCATCGCTGATGGCGGCGCTGCTAAGTACAAGGCTTACATTGACCGCATCCGTCACCATCTCGTCCAGTATTCCGACATCCGCACCATCCTTGTCATCGAGCCCGACTCGCTCGCCAACATGGTGACCAACATGAACGTGCCCAAGTGCCAGGGTGCCGCCAACACCTACAAGGAGCTCACAGTCTACGCCCTCAAGCAGCTGAACCTGCCCAACGTCGCCATGTACCTCGACGCCGGTCACGCCGGCTGGCTTGGCTGGCCAGCCAACATTGGCCCCGCTGCTGAGCTCTTTGCTGGCATCTACAAGGACGCTGGCAGGCCCACCTCTCTCCGCGGCCTCGCTACCAACGTTGCCAACTACAACGGCTGGAGCTTGTCGTCAGCTCCTTCgtacaccacccccaaccccaactttGACGAGAAGCGCTTTGTCCAGGCCTTCAGCCCCCTCCTCACTGCTGCCGGCTTCCCCGCCCACTTCATTACTGACACTGGCCGTTCCGGAAAGCAGCCGACCGGCCAGCTCGAGTGGGGCCACTGGTGCAATGCCATCGGCACTGGCTTCGGCCCCCGCCCGACCACCGACACTGGACTCGACATTGAGGACGCCTTTGTCTGGATCAAGCCCGGTGGAGAGTGCGACGGCACCAGCGACACCACGGCTGCCCGCTATGATCACCACTGCGGCTTCGCCGATGCCCTCAAGCCTGCCCCCGAGGCCGGCCAGTGGTTCCAAGCCTACTTTGAGCAGctcctcaccaacgccaacccTCCTTTCTAA
- a CDS encoding hypothetical protein (EggNog:ENOG503NXV6; COG:S), whose translation MSFTSSLVHDFVKRLEHGQPTENITRHAEIPWFDIGDASDRELLVTHSSPCSFTLGTGASIYTDVLIPALTAARREVILVTCFWAPSATLSALHDALVKLAAHRRALLNDTRSKGTTPIPPLRVRVCFSSRSLLQKLLHPQSRDGYIYPPSSWQAALGLPDPALLESAAIQLQAKSLFLLPFSVMHPKFVIVDRQRAFIPSCNVSWEPWLEGCVEVTGPAVSGLLSFYSRTWEPEHGGVQPPLERNHLLEPPAFDVRMAGLALVASAAHRRAALLPESPSPIPTLLLPSSCHRNPHFRPFPWQKDPKPPGTPLNVALLALLEGARRSIYVQTPNLTCQAVLRAVLSALQRGVDVDIVTSRNLMLLEQLVTAGTTTSWCLRSLLRRFRKLERSKPESLPAEMELGHVPLGRLRISYFRPQPSLTMRTHTKEEEPVHSHLKLIMVDDKYTVLGSGNLDRASWYTSQELGILFHSTDLANIVGTEVDCVLADRLELVFDSAAP comes from the coding sequence atgAGTTTCACGTCCAGTCTTGTACACGACTTCGTCAAGCGACTGGAACACGGCCAGCCAACTGAAAACATCACCCGCCATGCTGAGATTCCCTGGTTCGACATTGGTGACGCGTCGGACCGAGAGCTGCTTGTCACGCACAGCTCGCCATGCAGCTTCACCTTGGGCACTGGTGCCTCCATCTACACCGACGTGCTGATTCCCGCCCTCACCGCCGCCCGGCGCGAGGTGATTCTCGTGACTTGCTTCTGGGCCCCGTCAGCTACGCTCTCGGCCCTCCATGACGCTCTCGTCAAGCTGGCTGCCCACCGGCGTGCGCTCCTCAACGACACCAGGTCCAAGGGCACcactcccatcccacccttGCGAGTTCGCGTCTGCTTTTCATCACGGTCTCTACTGCAGAAGCTGCTGCATCCACAGTCACGAGATGGCTACATATACCCGCCGTCGTCGTGGCAAGCTGCTCTGGGCCTGCCAGACCCTGCTTTGTTGGAAAGCGCTGCTATTCAGCTCCAGGCCAAAagtctcttcctcctgccCTTCAGCGTGATGCACCCCAAGTTTGTCATTGTAGACAGGCAGCGTGCCTTTATCCCCAGCTGTAATGTCAGCTGGGAGCCTTGGCTCGAGGGTTGCGTCGAGGTGACAGGGCCGGCGGTTAGCGGCCTCTTGTCGTTTTATTCTCGGACCTGGGAGCCCGAGCACGGCGGTGTCCAGCCACCCCTTGAGCGGAACCACCTCCTCGAGCCACCGGCGTTCGATGTCCGGATGGCGGGGCTTGCCTTGGTTGCCAGCGCCGCCCACCGCcgcgccgccctcctccccgaaTCTCCGTCGCCTATTCCAACTCTTCTGCTACCCTCGTCATGTCACCGGAACCCACATTTCCGTCCCTTTCCTTGGCAAAAGGACCCCAAACCCCCGGGCACGCCCCTCAACGTCGCACTACTTGCGCTTCTTGAAGGGGCTCGGCGGTCCATCTACGTGCAGACACCGAATCTCACCTGTCAAGCGGTGCTCCGCGCTGTCTTGAGCGCTCTCCAGCGAggagttgatgttgacattGTCACCAGCCGCAATCTCATGCTTCTGGAGCAGCTCGTGACGGCGGGCACCACAACTTCATGGTGCCTTCGGTCTCTGCTGCGCCGGTTCCGGAAGTTGGAGCGTTCAAAACCAGAGTCTCTCCCCGCCGAGATGGAACTTGGCCATGTCCCCCTTGGAAGGCTACGCATCTCTTACTTCCGCCCCCAGCCGAGTCTCACAATGCGCACACATACCAAAGAGGAAGAACCAGTGCACTCTCATCTGAAGCTCATCATGGTGGATGACAAGTATACCGTGCTTGGTTCGGGCAATCTAGACCGTGCAAGCTGGTACACAAGTCAAGAGCTGGGCATACTCTTTCATAGCACCGATCTTGCCAACATCGTTGGCACCGAAGTCGACTGTGTGTTAGCGGACAGACTCGAGCTTGTTTTCGACTCGGCAGCACCTTGA
- a CDS encoding hypothetical protein (COG:G; EggNog:ENOG503NU7U), with translation MTAKLSANAQMAPPTADQADQHHDQSLRKVKAEQDPLSASPSIDVEHSDVDEKSLLRKIDWRLLPAVGVLYLLSFLDRSNVGNARIEGLTGDLHMTGNQYLTGLTLYFVGYVIFEVPCNIILKRTTPRFWLPTLTILWGIVATLMGIVQDLTGFFIARFFLGVTESGLFPGVVYYFSMWYKRRERQFRISLFFSAAALAGSFGGILAYGIGHMRGIVWENGWRWIFILEGIATVVVAVFAYWFIYNYPDTAEFLTAKERSFIRNRLAADSDATHDERFTWGNVAKALKDPKCWLYGLSFHTMSLPLYTFSLFLPSIIRDLGYTAANAQLLTIPPYAFAFFTTLTVATFSEKYGQRAIPLIGSASFAMIGYIILLANTDPKSQPGLSYTGTFFAAGGIYPATALALSWPAINVSGQTKRAVANGMQISIGNLGAVLGTQLYRQNDGPRYIVGHSFALGYLAGNIIVSLILYLILKKENTRRDDITAEVKEVGELHGDWDGDDDARWRFQY, from the exons ATGACGGCCAAGCTCTCAGCAAATGCCCAAATGGCGCCTCCTACGGCTGACCAGGCAGACCAACATCATGACCAGAGTCTTCGGAAAGTGAAGGCCGAGCAAGACCCCTTGTCAGCCTCGCCGTCCATCGATGTCGAGCACAGCGATGTGGACGAAAAGTCACTCTTGCGTAAGATCGACTGGCGCCTCTTGCCCGCCGTCGGTGTGCTGTATCTTCTGTCCTTTCTCGACCGCAGCAATGTTGGCAATGCAAGGATCGAGGGCCTTACAGGCGACCTACACATGACCGGAAATCAGTACCTCACCGGCCTGACATTGTATTTCGTAGGCTATGTCATCTTCGAG GTTCCATGtaacatcatcctcaagcGGACCACCCCTAGGTTTTGGTTGCCAACCCTGACCATTCTGTGGGGCATCGTGGCCACGCTGATGGGCATTGTTCAAGACTTGACAGGCTTTTTCATTGCCCGCTTTTTCTTGGGCGTCACAGAGTCTGGTCTCTTCCCCGGCGTGGTGTACTACTTTTCAATGTGGTATAAGCGACGGGAGAGACAATTTCGCATCTCACTTTTCTTCAGTGCGGCAGCGCTTGCCGGTTCGTTTGGTGGAATTCTCGCCTATGGCATCGGACACATGCGAGGGATTGTGTGGGAAAACGGCTGGCGATGGATCTTTATTCTC GAGGGCATTGCTACCGTCGTGGTTGCCGTGTTTGCGTATTGGTTCATCTACAACTACCCAGACACGGCCGAGTTCCTGACAGCTAAGGAACGGAGTTTCATCCGGAACCGTCTTGCTGCTGACAGCGATGCCACCCATGACGAGCGTTTCACATGGGGCAACGTTGCCAAGGCACTCAAGGACCCAAAGTGTTGGCTCTACGGCCTCAGTTTCCACACAATGAGCCTGCCTCTCTACAccttctctcttttcttg ccctccatcatcagagATCTCGGCTACACTGCAGCCAACGCCCAGCTCTTGACCATCCCCCCTTATGctttcgccttcttcacAACCCTGACGGTGGCAACCTTTTCCGAAAAGTACGGGCAACGCGCCATTCCGCTCATCGGCTCGGCATCCTTTGCCATGATAGGCTACATTATCCTGCTGGCCAACACGGACCCCAAGAGCCAGCCAGGGCTCTCATATACGGGAACCTTCTTTGCCGCCGGAGGTATCTACCCAGCGACGGCCTTGGCGCTGTCGTGGCCGGCCATCAACGTCTCGGGCCAGACAAAACGAGCAGTCGCCAACGGTATGCAGATCAGCATTGGAAACCTGGGTGCTGTGCTAGGAACACAGCTCTACCGGCAAAACGACGGGCCCCGGTACATTGTCGGGCACAGCTTTGCGCTGGGCTACTTGGCAGGAAACATCATTGTATCGCTGATTCTCTACTTGATTTTGAAGAAGGAAAACACCAGGCGGGATGACATCACggccgaggtcaaggaggtgGGCGAGCTGCACGGGGACTgggacggcgacgacgacgcgcGGTGGCGTTTTCAGTACTGA
- a CDS encoding hypothetical protein (COG:S; EggNog:ENOG503NWMU) has translation MSDDGPAASAPAAPVAEAGGAAGHSQGGLHSETRPKRISTHSPVIEDIASLTSPRLFTPNPFSRKNTSLDIDDYFTGPRDIQKHSKWPIFLQMHGSILPKMILPLLAIGAWASLITILSMKVYMLGINSILLTVLGFVVGLSLSFRSSTAYERYNEGRKYWAQLILATQNLGRIYWVHASGRKDVPEEKKDLVKRREVLEKLTAMNLLVAFAVALKHKLRFEPYTCYEDISSLISHLDTFAKVATEEDPENAHRTFKRPSFFKSVGEYLGVSFAESNPRKSLKKAAVPLGNLPLEILSYLASFTDELALSGRLPVTMHQTMAYNNIMSLNDVLVGTERVLTTPLPIAYSIAIAQITWVYILLLPFQLVKVLEWITIPATVAAAYIILGILFIGREIENPFGQDVNDLPLEAYAAQVAAEMDVIASRPVRPSYEWIESKDNHVLWPLSHSGWPVWMNRPEEKIHEAVNHKVLATFHSKRAKEEAIAQGKVHSEKNGHKTVSVEAV, from the exons ATGTCCGACGATGGCCCTGCTGCCAGCGCCCCGGCTGCTCCTGTagctgaagctggagggGCTGCCGGCCACAGCCAAGGCGGTCTTCACAGCGAGACAAGACCAAAGCGCATCAGCACCCACAGCCCCGTGATAGAGGACATTGCTTCGCTTACCTCGCCCCGACTCTTCACCCCAAATCCCTTCAGTCGCAAGAACACATCGTTGGATATTGATGATTACTTT ACAGGTCCACGCGATATCCAGAAACACTCCAAATggcccatcttcctccaGATGCATGGCAGCATCCTGCCCAAGATGATTCTGCCCTTGCTCGCTATTGGCGCCTGGGCGtctctcatcaccatccttaGTATGAAGGTGTACATGC TCGGCATAAACAGCATCCTGCTCACCGTCCTCGGTTTTGTCGTCGGTCTGAGCTTGTCATTCCGCAGCTCCACGGCCTATGAGCGCTACAACGAAGGCAGAAAGTACTGGGCGCAGCTGATTCTGGCAACCCAGAATTTGGGTCGGATCTACTGGGTGCACGCTTCTGGCCGTAAAGATGTGCccgaagagaagaaggacctgGTGAAGAGACGCGAAGTCCTGGAGAAACT TACCGCTATGAATCTTTTGGTGGCATTTGCTGTTGCCCTTAAGCACAAGCTGCGCTTCGAACCATACACGTGCTACGAGGACATCTCGAGTCTCATTTCGCACCTGGATACCTTTGCCAAGGTGGCCACCGAGGAGGACCCCGAAAATGCGCACCGGACCTTCAAGCGCCCGAGTTTCTTCAAGAGCGTGGGCGAGTACCTGGGAGTGTCGTTTGCAGAAAGCAACCCACGCAAGTCCCTTAAGAAGGCTGCCGTCCCCCTgggcaacctccccctcgagATTCTGTCGTACCTTGCCTCCTTCACCGACGAGCTCGCCCTCAGCGGCCGCCTGCCCGTCACCATGCACCAGACCATGGCCTACAACAACATCATGTCGCTCAACGACGTGCTTGTGGGCACGGAAAGAGTGCTCACCACGCCGCTCCCCATTGCCTACTCGATCGCCATCGCCCAGATCACATGGGTGTAcatcctgctgctgcccttcCAGCTCGTCAAGGTGCTGGAGTGGATCACGATTCCCGCTACAGTTGCCGCGGCGTATATCATCCTGGGCATTCTGTTCATCGGTCGCGAAATCGAAAACCCTTTTGGCCAGGACGTCAACGACCTACCCCTCGAGGCCTATGCTGCTCAGGTGGCCGCCGAGATGGACGTGATCGCCAGCCGTCCCGTCCGCCCCAGCTACGAGTGGATAGAATCCAAGGACAACCACGTCCTGTGGCCCCTGTCCCACTCGGGCTGGCCCGTGTGGATGAACCGTCCTGAAGAAAAGATTCACGAGGCCGTCAACCACAAGGTCCTGGCCACCTTTCACAGCAAACGAGCCAAGGAAGAGGCGATTGCACAAGGAAAAGTGCACTCGGAAAAGAATGGCCACAAAACGGTGAGCGTTGAGGCCGTGTAG
- a CDS encoding hypothetical protein (EggNog:ENOG503P1M9) gives MDAANLAEKKELKQAFVLATLISTIAGTFITGINLYDRLVEQRRQRKRDKGQNKRIKELEARLNTAEEERTKLKEEQGKQGQRKRAKGGGSASDSDADDDHDRDDDGARHLRRSLQHGGPSIQREYDRFYNTMGQKFARGDLVAQTQLQSQIIVLQSTVIKLLEEALLTGQPPDLSRLYNTSEFAREGSIRALQDQYQRFLQSAPIPRRGPRPGAPIRRTSSTPSLRGDAASEAGWDHPPVRKALPPAAADNLYHDDSRSGTNRKGPLFCPYAVDLQHSQSPTLVHVTCPACGTLLENHPADRDEREGRQSSWRIEKEVVIRDRDRDWERRGRSSSRGSRYGDKDEKVDTKSFILTPRFVAKCHRPDSGYACYLCLCHRDRDTLCKTEETLVSHVAGKHSIAEYRQDRDIKEMARTLPYR, from the exons atggaCGCTGCCAACTTGGCTGAGAAAAAAGAGTTGAAG CAAGCATTTGTCCTCGCAACGCTCATCTCGACCATTGCAGGCACATTCATCACAGGCATCAACCTCTACGACCGCTTGGTCGAGCAGCGCCGGCAGAGGAAGCGGGACAAGGGCCAAAACAAACGAatcaaggagctcgaggcgCGTTTGAACAcggccgaggaagagaggaCGAAACTGAAGGAAGAGCAAGGCAAACAGGGTCAGAGAAAGAGAGCAAAGGGTGGCGGTTCCGCGTCTGATTCCGATGCGGATGATGACCACGACCgagacgatgatggcgccCGCCATCTTCGACGCTCTCTTCAGCACGGCGGCCCAAGTATCCAGCGAGAGTACGACCGCTTCTACAATACGATGGGACAAAAGTTTGCCCGGGGTGACC TGGTCGCTCAAACCCAGCTGCAGAGCCAAATCATAGTACTCCAAAGCACCGTCATCAAGCTCTTGGAGGAAGCCCTGCTTACTGGCCAACCGCCAGATCTGAGCAGGCTGTACAACACATCCGAGTTTGCGCGCGAGGGCAGCATTCGCGCCCTCCAAGATCAGTATCAGCGTTTCCTCCAGTCCGCCCCGATCCCGAGACGAGGGCCAAGGCCCGGAGCGCCCATCCGCCGTACGTCCTCCACGCCCTCTCTTCGAGGAGATGCAGCAAGTGAGGCTGGCTGGGACCATCCACCTGTACGAAAAGCACTCCCTCCTGCAGCAGCCGACAATCTGTATCATGACGACAGCCGGAGCGGCACCAACAGAAAAGGCCCTCTGTTCTGCCCATATGCGGTAGACTTGCAGCATAGCCAGTCTCCCACACTGGTCCACGTCACCTGCCCGGCGTGCGGTACCCTGCTAGAGAATCACCCGGCGGACCGagatgagagagaggggcGTCAATCCTCCTGGCGAATCGAAAAGGAGGTGGTTATCCGAGACCGGGATCGGGACTGGGAACGTCGAGGAAGATCATCTTCACGTGGAAGTCGCTACGGCGACAAAGACGAAAAGGTCGATACTAAGTCCTTCATATTGACCCCGCGGTTTGTGGCAAAGTGTCATCGTCCAGATTCAGGGTACGCCTGTTACCTATGCCTGTGTCATCGCGATCGAGACACGTTGTGTAAAACCGAGGAGACATTGGTCAGCCATGTTGCCGGCAAGCACAGCATTGCCGAGTACAGGCAGGATCGAGACATCAAGGAGATGGCTCGCACGTTGCCCTATCGTTGA
- the APM4 gene encoding clathrin associated protein complex medium subunit (EggNog:ENOG503NW0Z; COG:U) translates to MLSGILIFNQKGENLIFRAFRNDCRPRLADVFRIQVISNAQVRSPILTLGSTTFSHVKHENIYLVAITKSNANAALVFEFLYRLIQLGRGYFAKFDEEAVKNNFVLVYELLDEIIDFGYPQNTETDTLKMYITTEGVRSERAVEDSAKITMQATGALSWRKADVKYRKNEAFVDVIEDVNLLMSATGSVLRADVTGQIIMRAYLSGTPECKFGLNDRLLLDNDGMQTLPSGNRQGSKATKAAAGSVTLEDCQFHQCVKLGKFDSDRIISFVPPDGEFELMRYRATENVNLPFKVHAIVNEVGKTKVEYSIGVRANFGSKLFATNVIVRIPTPLNTARITERCTQGKAKYEPSENNIVWKIGRFTGQSEFVLSAEAELTSMTNQKAWSRPPLSMSFSLLMFTSSGLLVRYLKVFEKSNYSSVKWVRYMTRAGSYEIRF, encoded by the exons ATGCTGTCGGGaatcctcatcttcaaccagAAGGGCGAGAATCTAATCTTCCGTGCCTTCCGCAACGACTGCCGCCCACGTCTCGCCGATGTCTTCCGCATTCAGGTCATCAGCAATGCCCAGGTCCGCTCACCCATCCTGACCCTCGGCAGCACCACCTTCAGCCATGTCAAACACGAGAACATTTACCTGGTGGCCATCACCAAGAGTAACGCCAATGCCGCTCTCGTTTTTGAGTTTCTCTACCGCTTGATCCAGCTCGGCCGTGGCTACTTTGCCAagtttgacgaggaggccgtCAAGAACAACTTCGTCCTGGTTTATGAGCTCCTGGATG AAATTATCGACTTTGGCTATCCCCAAAACACCGAGACCGACACGCTCAAGATGTACATCACCACTGAGGGCGTCAGGTCGGAGCGCGCCGTCGAGGACTCGGCCAAGATCACCATGCAGGCCACGGGCGCGCTGTCGTGGCGCAAGGCTGATGTCAAGTACCGCAAGAACGAGGCCTTTGTCGATGTCATTGAGGATGTGAATCTTCTGATGAGCGCAACCGGCTCCGTGCTCCGAGCCGACGTCACCGGCCAGATTATCATGCGCGCCTACCTGAGCGGGACACCCGAGTGCAAGTTTGGCCTCAACGACCGCCTGCTTCTTGACAACGACGGCATGCAGACTCTTCCGAGCGGGAACAGGCAGGGGAGCAAGGCAACCAAGGCGGCTGCCGGCAGTGTGACGCTGGAGGACTGCCAGTTCCACCAATGCGTCAAGCTGGGCAAGTTTGACAGCGACCGCATCATCTCATTTGTGCCGCCTGACGGCGAGTTTGAGCTGATGCGCTACCGTGCCACCGAAAACGTCAATCTGCCCTTCAAGGTCCACGCCATCGTCAACGAGGTCGGCAAGACAAAGGTCGAGTACAGCATCGGTGTGCGCGCCAACTTTGGCTCCAAGCTTTTTGCCACCAACGTTATTGTCCGCATCCCGACCCCGCTTAATACGGCTAGGATCACGGAGCGGTGCACCCAGGGAAAGGCCAAGTACGAGCCGTCGGAAAACAACATTGTCTGGAAAATCGGCCGCTTCACCGGCCAGAGCGAGTTCGTGCTGagcgccgaggccgagctgACCAGCATGACCAACCAAAAGGCCTGGAGCCGACCGCCACTGAGTATGAGCTTCAGCCTCTTGATGTTCACCAGCTCCGGGCTGCTGGTCCGATACCTAAAAGTGTTCGAGAAGAGCAACTACTCCAGCGTCAAGTGGGTGAGGTACATGACAAGGGCCGGGAGCTACGAGATCAG GTTCTAA
- the CRH1_1 gene encoding transglycosylase (EggNog:ENOG503NUG7; CAZy:GH16; COG:G) yields MRFSLSPSWPRSLLLGAVALCALATAQTYTSCNPTAKRCPPDVGLPVPKYSIDFRNGPDNNHWSSVGTGSVTYTPNFGGAFTINKQGDSPTIETAWYFFFGRAEVHMRAASGTGIVSCVVLESDDLDEIDWEWIGGERKEVQTNYFGKGNTTTWDRGGKTAMGDTQGLIHNYTIDWTPSLVTWYIDGAIVRTLAYQDALGGRNFPQTPMRLKLGIWAGGDSNNPNGTIDWAGGVTNYTQGPFTMYVESVSVTNLNPAASYFYSDLSGSWKSISMTNVTTGPVPSQAPKPIPVGESGGGQGREKGTDKRDKGGITSDEEPFVTHDVTETASGVASSATGFAGHGGNPITTTTMVSTDRPTEPANIISGGSSLATRFGLMGILSVAVCTVGMLAAV; encoded by the exons ATGcgcttctctctctctccctcgtGGCCTCGTTCTCTGCTGCTAGGTGCCGTGGCCTTGTGTGCCCTGGCCACCGCCCAAACCTACACAAGCTGTAACCCAACGGCCA AGCGCTGTCCCCCTGATGTTGGCCTGCCCGTTCCTAAGTACAGCATTGACTTCCGCAATGGCCCGGACAACAACCATTGGTCATCTGTCGGCACGGGGTCCGTCACGTACACGCCCAATTTCGGCGGTGCCTTCACTATCAACAAGCAAGGTGACTCCCCCACCATAGAGACAGCCTGGTACTTCTTTTTTGGCCGTGCCGAGGTGCACATGAGGGCAGCCAGTGGCACGGGCATCGTCAGTTGTGTGGTCCTAGAGTCGGATGACTTGGACGAAATTGACTGGGAATGGATCGGCGGCGAACGGAAAGAGGTGCAAACCAACTACTTTGGGAAAGGGAACACAACCACCTGGGACCGTGGCGGCAAGACCGCCATGGGAGACACCCAAGGGCTGATACATAACTACACCATCGACTGGACCCCAAGCCTGGTAACATGGTATATCGACGGTGCCATTGTCAGAACCCTGGCCTATCAAGATGCCCTCGGTGGCCGCAATTTTCCTCAGACGCCCATGAGGCTGAAACTGGGCATTTGGGCCGGAGGGGATTCAAATAATCCAAACGGGACAATTGACTGGGCCGGCGGCGTCACCAACTACACCCAGGGGCCGTTTACCATGTACGTAGAGAGCGTCTCGGTCACGAATCTGAATCCAGCGGCGAGTTATTTTTATTCGGATTTGTCCGGAAGCTGGAAAAGCATCTCCATGACAAATGTCACAACCGGGCCTGTGCCAAGCCAAGCTCCAAAACCGATACCGGTAGGAGAGAGTGGCGGTGGCCAGGGTCGTGAGAAAGGGACAGACAAAAGAGACAAGGGCGGAATCACCAGCGACGAGGAGCCCTTTGTGACCCACGACGTGACCGAAACAGCATCTGGCGTGGCTTCCTCGGCGACCGGTTTTGCCGGACATGGTGGAAATCccatcacaacaaccaccatggTTTCCACAGACCGCCCTACGGAGCCTGCCAACATCATTTCCGGAGGAAGTAGCTTGGCGACTCGATTTGGTCTCATGGGGATCTTGAGTGTTGCGGTGTGTACAGTGGGAATGCTGGCAGCAGTTTAA